The Gossypium hirsutum isolate 1008001.06 chromosome D03, Gossypium_hirsutum_v2.1, whole genome shotgun sequence genomic interval GCTCATAAGAGTCAAGACCATCCAGCACACCTGATAACACTAtaatataacacgatagtccgcaacaaatgcaggatctcGGCATATCCAGTGAACAGAGAATATACATAAATCATCTTCACTATTCAGATCAACCTCGTACCACACACataataacctattggcatgccaatcgtactcTATCCTACGTTCATCGATTAAGAGCATTCCATCACAGAACAATACGTGATATCTCACTATCTCATATTCCATATGCAAGCATTAGTTCAGCAACCAAACATCCATCGGCTTAGAATATCTCAATCCGTGATCGATgtcatatcaattcattatttccattttcaattacATGCATCAATATAATCCAACATTATACAATTAAGCCTATATAATACgtttaaaaatgtattaaaattaatcTGAATGAACTTACCTGACTATATTGAATTTTTCTCTTTCCCTCAGTTTTATCACTCgttcttaatctaaaataataatttcattcaattaactaattccaacagaaaaattaacttattttatgcaataatgtcatttttgacatttttacaaaaattaccaTTAACATTTCacttttatgtaatttagtccctaagtccaaaacatgcaatttaaccattttcaattaaatccaagCTTAGCCAATCTATTTACCACTTCATTACAACCCATACTTGTTGTTATTTTGCATCAAGTctttgtacttttactattttcacatttttgtccttgaacattaaaattaacaaaaaactacttttcaaaatagttttatttagCAACCAAGCTTAATATTCTAACATAAAAATTGAAGAACAACTCAAACTCATTAATGTCACAATCCACAACATTTgactattttacaaattagtccccgggttagctagatcaagttaatacgagctcaaaaacataaaaaaacaccAAAAACTAGCAAGGTTTACTCACCAAATCGAAGGCTTAATGTTTGGTCGAAGTTTTCAATGCCCTAGCCATGGTGTTTCAATTTTCTCCACATGAAGAAGAAAAGCAAATGTtgatattatcttttaatttctttaatttaactTACATTTTAGCTTTTTACTAAATTACCCctttaatataaattgtaaaatttttaaattatatccATAAATGTCCATAATATAagtatatggtataattaccatctaaggaaggtttaatttcacaattggtccttcaattgtTTCAAATTTTGAACTAAAcaagtttatttcaatttaaccctaaactaattagAACTAAATGAGCAAATAGCCCAAAAGCTAGTGGATTAATTATATCCACCaccgcttggactttttgaccatggtctaatcaccattttggtccctttagtattttaaatctataaaaattcactttttccccttttacaatttaatccttttaccttaattaactatctaaacattaaaatttctaaacaaaaccttcacataccaaaataattactctgtaaatatttaataaaaatattcatgagttcggtttatagaaacgaggtcctgatacctcattttctgaAACCATTTTACTTTTGGGACAACCACTTATACTAactattaattcaattaattaaaattcatcaaatcaaaattcaatataaaaattattattgactcgtataattaaaatactaattatacgaacttactcgtcggatttatggccctaaaaccactatttttgaaaCCACtagaaaaacgggttgttacaaatttCTCCAACAAGTTTTGGGTCAAGTCCTTGAAGAGTTGTTGTGTGGATTGTTTGATGAGGTGGTGGTGGTGAGCTGAATGTGATGTTGGAGGCAAGGAAGGCTTATGCTTTCAATGGTGAGGGTTGAGATGGTAAAAAATGGTGGTGTAGGTTTAGTGAGTGGTTTGGTTTAGGTTAGAGAGGTTGCTTTGACTAGCTAAGGAGTTGAAGATGATGACAAGGAACAATAGTGACTAGTCGGGGAAATtagtttatgaatttttttttaaaaatgccacCCTTGAATATTTAAGGGTGTAGTGggacaaatttttaaattttagtgattaaattggAAATATTTATAGTTGAGTGGTCAAAATAGAAACAAGCTAAAAGTTGAATGACTAAATAGTTAGTTTACCCTAATTctttttaaatgtgtaattatcacaacttctactaagttataattatttttcaatgtATAGTAAACTACAACTTCTATTTTACGTCAACTTTTTAACtaatagttttaaattaaattataatttttttaaatgtcaatatagtaatataatgaaaattaaaagGTATTTTGGTCGGTTCAAAATTTTCTCCAAGCTTGTGCTTTTAAgtaatcattttaaattaaattataattatttttaaatgtataattatcataATTCTACTAAGTTATAATTATCAAACtttttaactaatatttttaaattaaattacaaatatttttaaatgtcaatttaataatacaataaaaaataaaaggtttttaactaatatttttaaattaaattacaaatatttgtaaatatcaatttaataatacaataaaaaataaaaggcttTCTCATTAGTTCAAAAGTatctccaaaataataattttgtaaattactaGCTTATAATGTCACATGCATTGCACATAACtttataatttttactttattaaataatatatttttataatttcaaatatatatttatgctaatttaatgaaacttagtttaatttatactaaaattcaattaattttgaaaattttgagagaataaaataactttttaaaaataatgaaaataaaaaattgaattaatacataaatttattaaaataatatacaagAAAGTAAATACAAAATGTAATTCACACTAAATCAATAATTACATTTAATCATAAGGATTATAAAATAATtgttgaaattaaatttcttttcaaaacaaatctaaataaataaaaaattttatttaagattgTTTGCTTCGCATAATATAAGaaacttacaaaaaaaaattaaaaataatatcaaaatattatattgCCTCATCatcaattaatctaacattatcTCTCTTCGATGCCATTATTGTTCAAAATATgattcaatatttcattttcgaagaatcattgttttaatgtttcatttttttatataattctaacTTATTATTGCTAACAATCTTCATTTTTTTACCATTACTTTTTCTTAGTTATTAATTGATTGTATATACCTAACTACTAAATGTTAATTAtaaagctaaaattaaattttaattggtatataagcCTAATACTAAATAAGTGGTAATTAAgatgcttagagttctattcatttaataactttattttatataaataatattagcacaactattttaaataaaaaaattactttttaaatatcaaatttaagttataatttcttttaactaataattgtaaattaaattataattatcacaactttttttatattttatacttagaatTCTATTTAAgtaatacttttattttaaaattaacaacattTTGTTTACATCAAACTTCTTTTAAATGATAAcggtaaattaaattataattatttttaaatatgtaattatcataatttttattaaattataattatttttaaatgtataattattacTCCTATTTTaagctaattttttaaattaaatattataattatttttagatatCAATTTATTAATATGATAAAGAATTAAGGATATTCCTATCCATTCAAAAATTCCTtctgcttttatatatattatacaattataGATATAAGCTAGAAAATTCTCTAAAGCAAATTAATTGACACATTTTagcctaaaagaaaaaaaaacgtaGCAAAATCAGAATTCAAAccaaacaataaaagaaaataatgaaaatacaaTTAATAAAAGGAAGTAATAAACTTCCGTGATTGACTTGATAATCAAGAGCTATtaattttagaacttacttggGTTCGAACTTTTGAAGGAGTAATGATAAGTCTTTATTTGAATAGTTCCCTTTAGACACCCTTAAAGTGGGTGCGTGTGTACTAACCTCTTAATTgtacattataaaaaaaattagtaataaacatccagtaaatatatatatatatataacacattgCATGACTAGACATATACAATGTCGTTCAAATGAATAAACAAACATTCctcaacttattttttttaagcTTGAACTAGTTAATTTTTATATTGGGattttaaccctttttttctaattagtttttaaatttgacaattttttccACATTAAAACCTGGATTGTTTTTGGTCCAactttttttaaatgtaaatatCAGTGGCTAACTTGAATAAAAGAAAGCTCAAGCGGAATGGTAAAACAATTGTTAAGTTAAGAGATTAACTTAGACAAAAAGAAACTTCAAACCCCAATGTGAAATAAGTTCAACCCTTTCAAGGATATGAACCTTAAATTCAATAGAAAAGCAGCAGCCAAATCTTAAATCCAATTCCAAATATACAAACCGAGTAACAATCAGCAAAAAGGAAATACAGACAGTctttaaataaaacatcaaagcaCAAATAGCTTaatctatattacaacctaacaaTAAGGAGACGTTGGAAGCCAACAACACCTCTCCTGCTCAACTTTTGGGATTTGCATCGACAATACTTTGGTATAACCACCAATTCCCCTGCCATTCAATAACAAGGAATTATGAAATCTTCTAAACAATACTAAGTTCACCAACATCTTTCAATAAAAAGAAATCAAGTCTTACAAAGAATGGTGGGGCTGATCAATTATCATTAGCTGAAATTGCATTGCCATCCAAAACAATAAAAGAGGCATGAGCAATGTTGAGCCAATCCATACCGGTTCCTTGTTGGCATCTTTGACTTAAAAGAGGACAATATTCAATCTTCAATTGCTTGAGGCGTTGCATGTTATTTGGCAAACTTAACAGTTGTGGGCAGTGGATGATGGCAAGTTTTTCAAGTGATGTGAGATTGTGCCACTCTACTGAAGTTGTGAGGTTTACACAGTCTGCAATGGTTAGATTCTTTAAGGTGTTTGCGGACCCTCGTAGAAGCCATTGGGGTAAAGCCCCCAGCTTAGGTAAGTTTACAATGCCCAATGATAGAAGGCTGAAACCATCTTCTTctactttttctattttctcttgGAATCCTTGTGTCCTACTCAAATCAAGCTGTTCGCAATCCGTAATAATTAGATATTGTAATGCAGTTAGATTTTCCAAACCAAGTGGCAATGATACCAAGTTTTTGCAAGCAGCAATAACCAGTGTATTCGGGGATGTGAGTTCCTGAATCTCTTGAAACAAATATTTCAGATTGGGACAGCCATAAATAACTAAAAGTTGAAGTGATTTCAAGTGTTGTAAACCATTACCACCAAGATCCTGTTGTTGTGTGgttaatgataaaaaattgagACTGACCATGTACCTCATATACTTAGGCAGCTCTTCAATTTGGCCACAACCATGAAAATTCAAAGTTTGTAATTTGTACAACTCACAAAGGGAGTTGGGAAGTTTCTTGATGTTGGGACAGTTAGAAAGGTCGAGAAACCTTAAATGCTTCAAATAACCAATCCATTTAGGCAATACTTGGAGAGTAAACTCAGAAAGATCAAGCATTCGCAAACATTAGAACCTTTTTAGACATGTTTCAATGAAGGATTTGTCGAAATCGGGAAGCTTGAGTGAACGCAAATGGCCAAATCTATTAAGGAATTCAGAGGGATTTTGGTTGAAGTTAATAAGCCACATATGTCGAATCCCAAAGGCAGTATTTTCCTCAAAGGAGTTGACTACACAACACTCATTCTTTGACACTGATAATGCAAGATCATGGAAAAGATGATGCATCTTAAAAGTATCAAAAATATATCCCTCATCATAATCTTGAAAGAAAGATCCCGACAACAACTCATTCAAATACTACATACCAATATCATACGGATTTTCATTTTTACTAGGGGATTCAAGAAGACCGTCAGCCATCCAAAATGCGATTAAGTTAAACTCATTAAAGCAATAATCATTTGGATAGAGTGAGCAATAAGCAAAACATTGCTTCAGCTGAGGAGACAGTTGATCACAACTTAATTTCATAATAGAAAATATTTCATTATCTTTCTCCATTAATTTCCACCTTTCACTATCTCTGACAAGTGTCCACTCTTGCTCTGAAGTTTTGAAGAAAAGCAAACTCCTCAATTCCTTCACTACTAGAGGAATCCCTTGGCATTTCTTCATAATTGCTTGCCCAATTTTCACAAGGTTTGGATGTTGTTTCTCTTTCCCTTTCTTGAAAGCAAATTTGAGAAACAAGGATAAAGATTTTTCATAAGGAAAAGCTTTCAAATAGTGGCAGGGGATTGTGCCTGTGATCTCTGCAACTCGGTTACTCCGAGTGGTGACTACAATTCTTCTTCCGCTAGCTCCTCCCGCTAATAAATTTTTGAATTCCACCCACTTTCTGTTATCTTCATTCCAGACATTATCTAAAATCAGCAAATACTTTTTACCATTCAAGCACTCCTGTAATGCCTCCTATAATTGCTCCAAATCCCTACTTCCAAGGTCTCCATCGCCACTATTTCcagatttaatgatttttaccaTTAATCCTTTTAGATCAAAGTCAACGAAAACACACACCCATTGTTTCAACTCAAAGTGAGCATCTACAGTTGCATCATTGAAAACTAGTTTGGTAAGGGCGGTCTTCCCCAGACCTCTGATTCCAACTATGGGAAGGACGGGTATGTCTTCCTTCGCTGCATCATCCTGCGTTAACATCTTTAcaattctttttttctcttcatcTCTGCCAATGACCTCTGATGTTAGCACAAAAAATATTGTTTCCCTGTCCCAGCGCAGGTCATGACTTCGGCCATCATGTTTGTCAACGACATGAAGACTATTTCTCAATACAGTAATCTCATGAAAATTCTGATTGAGTTGCTTAATCTTGTGGGTCAtcttaaatcaaaaaaataagtgGGTTTTGTTATGAAACTACTTCAGGATTGAAATATATCaacatttattttagtttttttagtagTTAGTTATTTTGCATGTTGCTTAAGTTTAGGAGAAAGTGggatgttgatgttgattttattttattataaatactgAATGTTTGCTGAATGAAATTGAATAACCTTCATCCATTTTTttggttttatgttttatttcctTTGAATTGTTACAATTGATATCAGAGCTTTATTCTTAAGGGATCTGTATGTGTGTGAGGGTGTTGAGTTATGGATGTTGAAGCAGGTTCtagtttttcttcaatttctccaCCAATGTTTGATGGAGACAACTACCAAGTTTAGGCAGTTCGTGTGGAGGCATATATGGAAGCTTTGGTATTTGGGAAGCAGTGGAAAAAGATTATGACATTCCTGTTCTCCTAGCTAATCCTactatggcacaaataaaattgtagtagaaaaagaaaataaagaaatccaaggcAAAAGCTTGTTTGTTTGTTGCAATCTCGTCTACAGTCTTCACTCGGATAATGACTCTGAAGTTATTCTATGAGATATGGAATTATCTCAAGTCAAAATATGAGGGAGATGAAAGAATCTAAGGGATGCGTGTGCTAAACTTGATTCAAGAATTTGAGCTGCAGAAGATGAAGGAAATAGAATCAATTAAAGAGTAATCTGATAGGTTATTGGGTGTTGCAAATCGAATCAGATTACTTGGTTATGAGTTCAAGGACTCAAGAATTGTTGAAAAATTCTTATAACAGTGCCTGAAAAATTTGAGGCATCCATTTCGGCCTTGGAAAATACCAAAGATCTTACTCAAATCACTCTTGTAGAGATTTTCAATGCTTTTCCAACACAAGAGCAGAGAAGAACTATGAGACAAGAAGGTGCTGTTGAAGGAGCCTTGCCATTCAAGCATCACGAAAATGCAAAAAACAATAAGAAGAAATTTGTTAAGAAGAATCAAAATTCTACTTGTGAATCTTCAACTAACAACAAAGCAAGAATCAAATGAAAGCTGACTAGGAAGATGAGGATCAACTGTTTGTGGCTATATACTTTGTGGGCAGTGAGTCAAATGAAAGCTGGTTGATTGACAACAGCTGCACCAACCATATGACTCATGACAAGGAGTTGTTTAAAGATTTGGAGCCAACTAGCATCACCAAAGTTAGAATTAGCAATGGGGATTACATCTCTGTTAAAGGAAAAGGAACAGTTGCAATTGCAAGTTGTACAGGTACAAAACATATACAGGATGTTCTTTTTGttcctaaaattgatcaaaatctGTTGACTGTGGGGCAGTTTATTAAAAAAGGCTTCAAAGTCATTTTTGAAGATGAATATTGTCTGATTAAGGATGCAGCTAATCAAGATATCTTTAAAGTGAAAATGAAAGGAAAGAGTTTTACACTCAATCCTTTAGAGGAAGAACAATCTGCCTTTATTCTCAAAGAAGATGTCACACAGATTTGGCACAAGAGAGTTGGGCACTATCATCACCAAGGGTTACTACAACTAAGAGAAAAGGGGTTAGCACTTGATGTTCCCAAGTTGAGAGATACAATCTCAAGCTGCAAAGTATGTCGATTTGGAAAACAAAGTAGGAAGTTATTTCCTAAGTCAACCTGGAGAGCTACTTACAAATTGCAGCTCATTCATACTGATGTAGCAGGCCCTCAAAGTACACCTTCTTTAAAAGGTAGtcgttattatattatttttattgatgacTTCACTAGAATGTGCTGGATTTTTTTCTTGATGTTTAAATCAGAAGTTGCTCAAGTTTTTTGGAAGTTCAAAGCaatagtagaaaatgaaaatgGCTGTAAAATTCAGAGGATAAGGTCTAACAATGGGAATAAGTATACTTCAGCAAATTTCAACAAGTTTTGTGAAGATTATAGCATAGAGCATTAGCTTACAGCTCCTTATTCTCCTCAACAAAATAGAGTTAGTGAAAGAAGAAATAAGTATATCATGAAAATGTCGAGATTGCATGCTGCATGAGAAGAATTTGCCAAAGAAGTTTTGGGCAAAGGCAGCAAATACTAATATGTTTCTACAGAATAGAATTCCAACAAAGGTAGTGAAGGATTAGACACTATTTCAGACATGGTATGGTTACAAACCATCTTTGAAATTTCTTAAAGTATTTGGTTGCTTGTGTTTTACTCATGTTCCATAAAAAAAACATGATAAATATGATAGAAGAGCCTCACCAGGTATTTTCATTGGTTATAGTACTATTAGCAAGGCCTATAAAATTTTTCAGCCTCAATCTGAAAAAATTGTTATTAATAGGGATGTTCACTTCATGGAGGATGAAGAATGAAGCTGGGATAATGTAGAGAAGAAGGCTGAGACTTTGACAACTctgaaacttaatttttttattctagcATTGAAGAAGAGAATGACTAGCAAAATAAAACAATAGATGATGCTTCTATGAGAGGAACAAAGTTGTTCTCAGATATTAATGAAAGATGTAATGTTTCTGTGTGTGAACCTGCTAACTTTGCAGAAGCAAAGAATGATTAAAAGTGGATAGCTGCAATGGAGGAGTTGTCGATGATAGAGAAGAACAACACTTGGATTCTTGTAGATAGACCTCAAGGTAGATATGTGATTGGAGTTAAGTGGGTATTTAGAATCAAGCTTAATGCTGATGGCTCACTCAACAAGCACAAAGCCAGGCTAGTGGTTAAAGGATGTGCTCAAATTTTTTGTGTCGATTATTCTGACACTTTTGCTCATGTTGCTAGATTAGACACAATCAGGTTGCTGCTCACAATAGCTACACAAAAAGGTTGGAAACTATTCCAATTGGATGTCAAATCAACTTTTTTAAATGGTGTCTTACAGGAAGAAATTTATGTTGAGCAGCTCCAAGGATTTGGGAAgaaaggtgaagaaaacaaagtttaTCTTCTCAAGAAGGccatttatggtctaaaataAGCTCCAAGATCTTGGTATAGCAAAATTGATGAAAACTTGTTAGAATTGGGATTTGTAAAAAATCTGTCTGAAACAACTTTGTATGTTAAGCACAATGATTCAGACATTCTCATTGTCTCACTGTATGTTGATGACCTACTGGTTACAGGAAACAATATAAgtcatattcaaaatttcaaacagAAGATGATGAAGGTGTTTGAAATGACTGACCTTGGGTTCATGACCTATTTCCTTGGCATGGAGATCAAGCAAGGAGAAGGTGAAGTTTTTATTTACCAGAAAAAGTATGCAAATGAGATATTAAAGAAGTTTCAGATGGAGAAATGTAAGGCAGTCAGCACTCCAATGAATCAGAAAGAGAGGTTGTGCAAAGAAGATGGTACTAACAAAGTTGATGAGGGATATTTCAGGAGATTGATTGGTTGCTTAATATACTCACAGCAACAAGACCTGATATTTTGAATGTTGTAAGTATTTTATCTCAGTTCATGCATTGTGCTAGTGAATTACATCTCAAGGCTGCCAAAAGAGTGATGTGATATGTCAAAGGTACAAGTGATTTTGGTGTCAAGTTCACAAGGAGCATTGAGTTCAAGCTGGTTGGTTCTTCTGACAGTGACTGGGGAGGTCCTATTGATGATATGAGAAGCACTTCATGCTACTATTTTACTTATGGTTCTGGTGTTTTTTCatggagctcaaagaagcaagAAATTGTAGCTCAATCTTCTACTGAAGCAGAGTTTATTACTGCTACAGCTACTGTTAATCAAGCTTTGTGGCTGAGGAAAATTTTACTTGATCTTGATCTGGAGCAGAAGGAAAGCACAAAAATTCTTGTTGACAATCAAACTGCTATTGCTATATCTCATAATTATGTGTTTCATGGGAAGACTAAACACTTTAATATCAAGCTATTCTTTCTCAGGGAAATGCAGAAGCATGGAGTTGTGATTTTTGTCCACTGCAAAATAGAAAATCAAATTGCAGATATTTTAACCAAACCATTACCTGCTAGCAAGTTTGAGCTTATGAGGTCAAGACTTGGCATTTGCAACTCCTAAAGCAAGGATGAGTGTTATGAAACTACTTCAGGATTGAAATATATCCacgtttattttagtttttttttagtaGTTAGTTATTTTGCATGTTTGCTTAAGTTTAGGAGAAAATGggatgttgatgttgattttattttgttataaatgatgaatgtctgctaaatgaaattgaataacCTTCATCCATTTGTttggttttatgttttatttcctTTGAATTGTTACAAGtttgagcttgaaaagaaataGTTTACCTTCTTTCTACTACTCTTCTATTTCAGAAGTTGTTTCCTCAATTCTTCAATTACAAATCCATCTACTACATCTTCTGCATCATAATAAGCATCCTTCAAGTCTTGTAGCCAAACCCCCAG includes:
- the LOC121215338 gene encoding putative disease resistance protein RGA1 → MLDLSEFTLQVLPKWIGYLKHLRFLDLSNCPNIKKLPNSLCELYKLQTLNFHGCGQIEELPKYMRYMVSLNFLSLTTQQQDLGGNGLQHLKSLQLLVIYGCPNLKYLFQEIQELTSPNTLVIAACKNLVSLPLGLENLTALQYLIITDCEQLDLSRTQGFQEKIEKVEEDGFSLLSLGIVNLPKLGALPQWLLRGSANTLKNLTIADCVNLTTSVEWHNLTSLEKLAIIHCPQLLSLPNNMQRLKQLKIEYCPLLSQRCQQGTGMDWLNIAHASFIVLDGNAISANDN